The DNA region CAAGAAGGCTTCTGCAACGAAGGATTCAAGAGCCCCTGCTAGAAAGCACTACAAGTCAAGTGCCAAAACCATGAACATTCCTGAAGAACCAGTGGTTGAGGACGTTTCCAACGAAGATTCCTCTACTAATGATGAGCCCGATGTTGAAGCATCCGTTCCTCAAACTGAAGTTCTTGTTCCTGATGTGCCTGATAAGGAGAATTCACCATCTCaggattcttcttcttcgtctAAGTACTTTGAACCAGATAATGAAGGCCACAAGGAGGTCTCTTCAGAGGAGTCTAGCAAAGCCCCACCATCTATTCATGAAATCTCAGATGCTGATGACTCAGATGATGTTCCTCAGGCAAGTGTTGCTGcaaggatgaagaagagaagaagggtTCCTGTTGAAGAAACCCCCTCTGTTTCTCAGAAGAAGGCTAAATCGACTCCTGCCACTCATTCTTCAAGGCATGTGGATATGAAGAGCACGGGTAAACAAGAGTCTGTGGAGTCTTCACACAAGAAGGTGAAGAAAACtgctgagaagaagaaaaagattccCAGGGTTGATCTGGAATCTGAGTCTGATGTTGAAGctgatgtccaggacattcgagcttctgaaaagaagaaattttctggtaagcgtattcctccaGATGTTCCTTCTTTCCCTATTGATAATGTTTCTTTTCATGCTGCTGAAAATGTTCTCAAGTGGAAGTATGTTTGCATCCGCCGGATTGCAAAGGAAAGGGAGATTGGCACGGATGTGCTTGAATGTAAGGAGATTGTTGCTCTCATTGACAGGGCAGGTCTGAGGAAGACAGTCCTTGATATTGGAAAGTGTTATGAGAGGCTGGTGAAGGAATTCCTAGTCAATTTATCAGATGATGTTGGCATTCCTAGAAGTGCTGAGTACAGGAAAATGTATGTGCGAGGGAGGTGTGTAACCTTCTCCGCTGCTGTGATCAACCAAGCACTTGGGAGAAGTGTTGTGGAGTTTGTAGAGGAAGAGCTGTCCTTGGACATAGTTGCCAAGAAACTTACTGCTGGGCAAGTAAAGAAATGGCCTACTAAAAAGCTTTTATCTACTGGgtttctgagtgtgaagtatgtcatccttaacaggattggagTGGTGAATTGGATTCCCTCTCACCATACTTCTGCTATCTCTGCTATTCTGGCCAAACTAATCTACAGGATTGGGACTGAGATCCCCTTTGACTTTGGCTCTTTGGTGTTCACTCAAACCTTAAAGCATGCAGAGACTTGTGCTGTAAAGCTGCCCATTTCATTCCCCTCTCTCTTGACTGCCATCATCTTGAAGCAACATCCTGATATACTCAGAATGGATGATGTGGTTGTGTCCAAGGGTGCCCCCATCACCTTGGATCATCGGTTGTTCCTGGAtcctcatgtcctggacattgataTGTCATCTCGCAGGACATCAATTCCTGTCTCAATGTATGCTTCTGGAACTAAGATTGTTATTGCTAAATTGGAGGATCTCTCAAAGGAGCTGCAGGAGTCCATCAAGATTACTACTGAGAGGAAGCTGAAAGTGGATGCCTTGCTTCTCAAGCTTAAAGGGGAAGCATGTCACGAAGATGAGCCCAGAGGTGCTGCTGTAGAGGAGGAAGGATCCGAAGAAATTGCAGAGGAGgactcttcttctgaagtttaaaTTGTAGTCctagtttgtttttgttttggctATGTTTCTTTTGCAACCTTTGCCAAATTtatgctaaaaagggggagtagtttaaAGCTTTGAAggctttttttgttgttgaagatTGTGCTTGTTTCTCGTTTTGCTTTTGGTCTGTAATAATTAGAAGACTTATTCGAAGACAAGGTTATGTGTTTTCTTCAAGCTGTGTTGTTCAAGTTCTACTGGTTTTCTGGTCTGGCTTGGTATTTATGAATGTGATGTACTTCAAGCAGTTTATGTGTGTGTTTATGGATGCttcatttgagggggagttcctctAAGTTTGCTTGTGAAGGTCCATTGTTTTGAGGGGGAGTTTTCCGCTACTGACTCTTTGTGTTTTTGCCCTCTCTGGttgtgaagttgtttttagacaaaatttgacaaagggggagattgttcttcctttgttgtcttgcattttgttaaAAATAACCTGATGCCAAAGCAGATGTCGTGACATCTGATTCCGTGAAACCAGGACATCCATCCACTGGCTGGCGTGCAAAGTGGGTCCCTGTGTTATCTGTTTAAAGATTTGTTTTACTgttacttgaggttcaagtaaCTGATTGAAGGGAGTTGTttgcgggttgtttattgttgaaATAAATCTATGATTGaggatttgtttctatcttttacTTGGTTGTTACGCAAatcatatcttggaagattGCGTTTGAATTTGTGTGGATCAATCATGTTCTTCAGCCCAGCTAACCCtagtgccgcctctgctgaagtacaAAAAGAACAAAGACCTAGAATGTGAAGATACAGAAGCTaagattgaagatcaagtgttttaggattgtcagttgtgctttgttcttgttaaTTGTGAACtggtcttgctcactgattctataaggcAAGGCTGAGTTCTGTGTTGAGTTTGGTTATTCAACATTCTTATTATTTGCTGTCACCAATCActatggcagtgattgagagaaagtgagaggggctctcatacttaggttgagatactaagtagaaatacactgggtagattaggaaaagaacaatgaacttgatgtgttcatatGTGTCTAtagttcctgaatcttgagatagtggatttcctttctttgggcgtAGCCCTCTAGACGTaagtgaaagtttttcactgaattGTGTTACCAACTcttgtgtcttgtttcttttatgTTTGAACTTTTTCTGTTGTTAAGTAACCTGTTGTACTAATCGATTGTCCTGACGTCGCATAGGACATTCGTCCTAAGAGAACTAGAATTTCAAAATGATTTAGTAATTAAAAAAGtgatatttcaaaaaataagtTAATACAAACGCTTGTCTTATCCTATTTTTTCGATTAGATTAATACTTCTAATAGTATGTTTGACTTGATGGTGCAAAACACGATAACTTTAGATATacttatacattttttttctaaagtgatttccaataaaaaaacattaaaaaggaccaaaaatataaaataacattCTAAAGCACTTTTGTTGAAAAATAAATGCCTttaaatgtattatttttttcattttcatattttctaaCCACTATAAGTATGTCCATCATTGTGAGTGAGTATGTCCATGGTTCGAACCAAAACTGAcaaaatgacattttttttcACACCCATGAACTAGATCGGTGACGGGTGACGAGTTTTTGAGTGATGGAAGCCGGTTTTATGTGATCTAGTTTGATCGGTTTTAATTTAGGCTTCAGACAAACCGAACTGGCCGACATAGCATTGGAAATAAAAATGGCCGAGGACTGAGAGTGTGAGCCCATTGAAacttggcaacgccacgactaccaccactaccactaccaccatctCCATTGCCACCAACACCCCCACTTTCATtgtcaccaccatcatcacctccattgctaccaccaccctccaccttccaccaccaccacctctaccaTCACTTCCACATAATgttcaccgccaccaccgttgctaccgtcaccaccgccaccaccaccactactgcCTCCGAAATCACCATCACGGCAATTGCCGCCAACTCTTCCTTCTTAACATGCACTACAATcacctccaccatcaccgccACCCCCACCACTGGTAGCAACCACCGCCATCGCGACCACTGCAATAGGTAACACCGACCATATGTGTTAATTTACTAACTAATGTATagcttttaaattaaaagtagcttttaagttataaaaaataaatataaaaacttacaaacaattttttttctttctaaacaTGAAAGGAAGTGTGCGGATCAAACGTAAATAAAAGGGATTTGCCAATTCGGGAATGTCGACAACACTAGAGCATCGTTCTCATGATAGAGGGATGATATCAAAATTGCTTTGAAGGCCGAGCCCATGTACTCTATATTTGGCTCATTGTCtaatgctatatatatataggaggtTGCATCAAACAACTTATCCCCATTCACACTATTCtgattattttctctttttttgctctcttctctctttactGGCTTCCCCTCTCTTTGCTTATATTAGTTCCTCCCTTTATTTCtaacacgttatcagcacgaAGCCGCTCATCGATCTCCTCAAGAATCAAACAATTCTCATCTCTTAAAGAATCAAAGTAATATTATATTCCTTCTACTCATCTTctccaagtttttttttatgaacgcTACCAGTCCATAAAAACTTGTAGtgcaattattttttttatgaatcctgaagattcattaagatcttgaatttgtttttttatgaaTCTGATCTGGAAGACGCATGTTCATAAGAAGATCTGGAAGACAAACTTtttatgaatcctgaagatttaTCAGAAGATTATAGCATAATATGAGCCAGAAGTACCATAGTGGAAATTTttttgaatcctgaagattcatatgATATGAAATAAAATGGAATATGATATATTCTAAATTTGAATCCAGAAGATTAAGTACAAATAAACATGGAATATGTTACCCAAAACAAAATGTGAAAGTATAAGTATGTGTTATGGCTATAGTTGCATTTCGTATGGTGTATACGAGGCAATGATGGAGTAATTCATATCTCAGTATCGAGATTTTTAGAAAATGGATATTGAGGGGTTGAATTACTTTGAGAATGTGGATGATCATGAAGGAAAAATTTAATCTgcacaagtaaaaacttgtgtaaggttacacatGTAGCTTTTGACCTGCAATaggaagtttaaaaaaaaaaaatcaaaatacatatttttttaattgaatatttatcttttaattaatttcaaaaatttgTTTTATCTTAATTCGttccttttctctctccttcttcaccagaaaatatttttcatcaaCAGAAACTCATTAACCCTCCATCTTCTCCTACAAGCACAAAACCCTAGCTGCCACCTCCTCCATCTCTCCCATGGtctcgccgccaccaccacctccttggCCTTGCCACCACACCACCTCCTTCTACCCCATGACCCCATTTCCTTCCTCACTACACCAAAATATGGCTTTTACAGAGGTTTTTTTTtgccttttacagcggttttcagTGGTCCAGAACCGCTGTAGATCTCGCCGCTGTAAAAGCCTTAACAGCGGttctaaccgctgtaaaagactcagtatttacagcggttgatttaataaaaccgctgtaaatacaTACCTACAACAGCTGTTCTCTAAAACAACCGCTGTACTTGAGtcttcttttacagcggtttcagACGGTAACCGCTGTATTtgataatatatattacagcggttccaccacggaaccgctgtaatttgttttttttttttttggttgaattaATTACCACACCTGTTCAGCCAAAAGAtcaacatttctttttttttttttctgaaaagaaGATATATTGATCATAATAACCGAAAGGGTACACATTTCAAAAGCTATGAAAGCTGACTGCAAAATCAATACACATCACCAAACTAAAACAAGGTATAACACAGTAACATAAGCTAAAACAAGGTATAACATATAAGCACAGTAACATCTCATGTAAACAGAACCTCTGTTCTTATAGCAAGCATATGGACAGTAATTTCATGACAGCAAAAAAAAAGACTCCCATAAATGAGTTTTTGCAATAGAAATGTGCCTTGAGTCTCCAAATCATAAGGACCCTCTCCCCATTTGAGTCTTCCAAACAAAAAAGATCAACATTTTCTAAACACAGGATATCAACTCAGccataaaataaacattttctgAAGCATCAATAGGTTTTACAGATAACTAGGATATTGTCTATTTAAGCAGACAATTATATACTTCACTGCCTATCTTACCTATAGGCTACAAGGTTTTGATCAGCAAGCAGCTCATCTGCTAATGATGCTCTCCTCTCCTTCTTTGTTAGTCTTCCTGAGAAGAAGTCCAATGGAGAATCTACAACTGTTCCCATCTGATGATATTCCAATGATCCAAAAATTAAAGCTAACCATATTTGATGTAGCAAATCTATATTGAAGCATATGCTTGTCAATGATCAACATAGTAGTAGTATACAAAAATGAACTTGCCTGGAAATACTTGGGAAGTGTCTTTGATTTTGAATCACCCTTCTTGTAGTGACGCTTGGGATCAATGGCACCCCTCAACTGTTTCAAGATAAGAGCGGTGTACCAAAACAAGATTAGATAGCACACAAATTGACGGGATACATTCAAGTTTGTGTGTGCACCCACCCTTCACTGCAGATTGCTTTTCATTGTCCTAGTCTTTTGTCTCTTGCTTAGCTACTTCTAGTTTCTTGCAGCTTTGTTTTATGTACTTGTTTTATGTATTATCTTGCTTTCTGTTTTCTGTTTCTGTTATGAACTATCTAAAACTCACAAGGGAGAGTTTTTGTTCCCTTGACCTTTATTTTAATCTATGATAtgtttctcttttcaaaaaaaaaatgcccCCCACATAGAAGATTTCAATGAATGATTAGAGGGCAAAATTGAAGCTACCTAATTGATATTTGAACTGATACTCTTGGCTGTAAAGCCAAAATTGAAGCTACCTAATTGATATTCATAACCAAACACAGTGTGAATAGAACAAACAAAAGATGAATAGCATAAACTATGGAGAAAATTtcaggaaattttttttttgcagctCATCCTCCACATAATTACAACAAAGGCCTCACTCTGTAAGCATATACAATGAACAAATACAGCTTGAAAAGCACACCCTTTTGTTGCTTCccttaaaaaatcacaaaaactggGATTAACACattggttttaattttaaactcttttttttgtttCCCAAACTATGCACCCACCCCATTGGCGAGTGACTATTGATTCATGGTATAGCACTCAATCATAGTAGTGGAAAGATGACCGACCAAAGAAAGAATCAGTGTTTACCAAATTAATCTAGAAAACCATATGTTATAATCCCAACTTCTTTGTCATCCAATCTGAAATATTAGCTATCACAAAGCCTGCAAATACCTGCAACTCAATGCCAAAACAATTCCATTAATATGTGATAGAAAATGTTGAATGACTTGATAACTGTGGCCTCCAAGTCTGAGCTAATACCCACAACACATTATGATCTAGTGTACACAAAATTACCTAGGCTATGAAAACTTGGTATGTTGTAAATCATTATCATATCTATAATTAGATGACAGAAGAATTAACATGGCTACGATCAAATCAAAGGAAGAGAAAATGAATAGAAATATGTACATGAAAACTTGcataaatacaaatataaattatCTGAACAGCAATGGAAACAACACCACAACACCAAGAGATGGATATgatctttttaataaaaatgaaagaagGACCATGCCACTGGCCCCTGGTACCAGACGAGAGCTAAGAGAACATAAATTTGCAGATATTTTTGCAGATAGCAATACCTGAACTGAGCCAAGAATGTATAATGCTGAATAATGCCGACCGTGGATCAACATGTCAGCCAACATAGCAAGAGGAATGGTGAGTAACATGCCCAAAGTGGCCACAAGGGGAGTTGTCCATACAACACAGAGTGCCCTGGGTAGACCAAATAAACTCTAATGTATGAGTTTGCATAACTCGGTGAGTATATAAATTAATTGGATTTATTTCATGTACCAGAAATAGTCTGAGAGAACGCTTCCAATGAATCCATTGGCAAGAACCACTTCATCCACTCTAGCAGAATGAGGAATTGTAAACTTAGGTTCAATTCCTAAGGCAGATAATGGCCAGACTGAGATGAGCAGCATACAAGAGAATTAGCAATCAGTTTAGTGCAGCAATATGCATATAAAAAGAGAGGGACATAATGACCTCTAATGTACTAGTTAAGGATTAATAGTGCATTTTAGTAAGCAGCTTAATTAAGTGCGTTTAATGCACAAGTGTTTATTCATAAGCCAATTTGAGAAACTaattgaaataagctcaaaatagcttatagATAGGTCATAAGCTATTAACATGAGTTTTTACAAACACCTACATAAGCGCTTATACtgtaagataagctcaaattagctcttccaaacgggaccAAAAAAATTTGTGGAAAGTAAGTGCGAACACAACAACCGAGCTAAATGAGCACATTAAAACGATTGTGCTCACAGAACCTTATTAGTTGTCTGTGATAAGTAACTACAGAAGCATTGCTCAGTAAAACTTACTAAGCCACCATAGAGCTACTAGAGTAAACTGTCCAACATATCCAAACAGCTTTTGCACATCAAAAAAGTTTAAACTGTCCAACTTACTAAAGGCATTTTTGCAGCTTCTTTAGTATATTATTTACCATATTCCTTTCACCATTATATTCTGATTTATGGGTGGCTCATAGTATTCGAATTTAGTTCATGTATTACTTGCTTCATGAAGGTCTTCAATGAAATTCACAGTTTTTTCCTTTTATGAATGCATTTACCTATGTAGCCAAGAATAAGGTCACAATGAATCATGACATCCATGGCTGGCAGCTCATCCTCCACATAATTACAACAAAGGCCTCACTCTGTAAGCATATACACAGAACAAATACAGCTTGAAAAGCACACCCTTTTGTTGCTTCccttaaaaaatcacaaaaattgGGATTAACACattggttttaattttaaactctttttttttcccaAACTATGCACCCACCCCATTGGCGAGTGACTATTGATTCATGGTATAGCACTCAATCATAGTAGTGGAAAGATGACCGACCAAAGAAAGAATCAGTGTTTACCAAATTAATCTAGAAAACCATATGTTATAATCCCAACTTCTTTGTCATCCAATCTGAAATATTAGCTATCACAAAGCATGTTCAGGAAATTTAACAGCAGCAAAACCAACTCAGACCCTAGGCTGCAGTTACAAAAATGAAGAACATCATAGCATCAGATCAAAATATTACCTTATGAGGAAGGGGAAAATTGCTTGAGGAGAGGAACAATGGAACGTTGTTAATGAGAACAGGGCAACCAACCGCGCACGAAGCGACCCAAAACAAGAGCGGCAGCGGCGCGGCAGGGACGGAGGCGGAGGCGGAGGCGCCGGCGGCGGCGGAAGGGACGGAGGCGGTGGCGGCAAGGACGACGGAGGCAGGAGGTAACGCAAGCTTTGAGAGAAGTAGCAGAGGTCGAGAGTCGTGAGAGGTAGCAGAGGTTGTGAAAGTGTGTAACTGGTAAAAAATAAGGGTTTGCAGTTACAGATgtaattttacaaaattaatAAGCAAAATAATACTTATACTTAAAAATCGAATAAATTGACTAAAAGCGTATTACAGCCCAGTGGAAAAGACTTGTTCCATTTTGTGTGGTACCCCGGGTTCGAATCTCACTGGGAACATTTTTTGAACCCATTATTAAAGAaatcaactaaaactaatatTAATACCAGAAATTGTAGAAAGCTATCATAAAAAGAATCGAGCCTAGTGGAAAGACTCTTACCTTTTTTTAAGGGAACCTGGGTTCGATTCCCATACGGAACCTggattaattcaggatttttattatttacattaATATTTACAGCGGTTAGTTTTATAAACGCTGTAAATAGTGGAACCTATTTTTTACAGCGGTTCATTATATAAACCGCTATAAAAGCATATTACCGCTCCGTGTTTTTGTGTTTACAGCGCCTGCTGAGAAAACCGCTGTTAATAGTCAATGCTTTTACAGCGGTTCCTTATAAAACCGCTATTAAAGCCACTAAACCGCTTcgtgtttttatttttacagCGGCTGCCACGTGAACCGCTGTAATAAGGGCGCTGTAAAAGCCCTTTTCTGGTGTAGTGCCTTCTCAACCGCACCAccacctcttctccttctttcctCCACAAAACAGCTCCGTCGCCACGCTCCTCGCCGGTTCCAGCGCCGATCGCTCTAGATCTGAAGAGGGGATgatcaaccaccaccacaagcACCAGATCGGTGGTGGGTTGGGGTTGTCGTGATTGGTTGGTGTTGTTGTGGACTGGGGAAGACGAGTGGATGGCATAGCAAGGAGGGCCAACACGGCGTGGCACCGGCAGCGCGCAACTGCCACCGCGTCGTCCAGCGCACGCGCGACCTCGTCCAGCAGCGCTTCGTCgtgccaccgccaccatcccttCTCTCTCTAGGTTCAGATCACCAAGTTCGCACCTTTTCTTGGTGTTTGCGGTTTTGGGTTTCTGCGGTTGGGTGGAGAGACATATCGGACGGCGACGATTAATCTCTCAAGTTCCTCTTGCTTCCAGATCTGTTGCTTCAAACTCCCAAGTTCATCTTTGTTGGTGTTGTTGGTATCAAGCTTCTCAATCTCCCTTTCTTGCAGATTTGTTACTTCAGTTGTTGTTACTGGGTGATGAATTTCTCAGATCTGTAAtcctttttctttgttttgagcaACACATTCATGTAAAAATCTAACCCCATTTTTTCTGGGTTCAAGCTTTGTATTTATGTAATTTATGTATTGATTTAGCAAAACAATTATCATACTGGAGATGCAGGTTTTATGTTATATGTTCTTCCTTATGCTATATGTTCTTCCTCTGTAACAGTCATTGAGTACTGGCATATTTGGAAGGTGGAGAGATCTGGGTTATTTGGTTTCAGATATGttatgttgatgatgatgaacaattcaAGTTTAATAGATcaattaacttaattaaaattatcacaagttaattattgtaattaataaatatgtatttttatttattttttaaaaactggCTAAACCTTCTATTGCAGGTCAAAAGTCActtgtgcaaccttacacaagtttTCATATGTCACTACAGCATTTTTGCCCTTCCACCGCGGACGGAAAACCGCGGGCTCATGCGAAAAAACTGTGGCGAAAAGCATATGCCACGGTTTGGCCGCGGTTTCCTTGTCGTAGTGTATGTGGCCGTGGCCAAGCTCAAGAGCCACGGTTGTGTCGCGTTTACGCCACGGTTCGATGAAAAACGTAAGGCGACGGTTACATTTATACCACGAATCATAAACCGCGGCCTGAAAGACAACCGTGGCATTAACCCACCAATTGAAACCGCGGCCTCAGATTTATGCCACGGTTACATAAGGCAAGTTAATGCCACGGTTTCATAAGGCATATTAAATGCCACAGTTTCGTAACCGTTGCCTATGCCACAATATTTTGATATCAATCCACGGTCTTACACTATTGCtactttttaaaataaactCCGACAGATCAAATAGGTTTCGAGCAATTAAGCTGTTATACCACAAATATTTGGCATTTACTAGTTCAAGATTTAATAAATGACAAGTATTATAACAACCCAAAAACCTACGACTAAATCAAATTCTAAGTACAAAATAAGCAAATATATAAACAAACCTTCTACAAGCTATGATTTGAATTACAAGACAAAAGAGGAGAGTGCAATTGAAGACCAATCCAACTGCTTCCCATAATGGACCCAATAAGCTCTCCAACACTTCAATCCACTGCATagattgaaaatgaaaacatgaAACATGTTTTGTTCCATATAGAATGGTGCTGTCACTGTGCTTGGAATGAGAGAAAAACTTGAAAAAAAATACTCTTGTCTATATTGGGTTTCCTGGAAATCTAACCTGAATGAGACATAATTTTTGAAAGTggcattctctttctttttctgacttCAGTGCTTAGATGAACAAAATGCTAATTAAATAAGTTGTCCAGCTACCAATCAAGTCATAAAAGACTTGGAATATGATGCCTGATTCCTGAAAGCATTCCCAAGCAGGAGAAAGAGTAAGACAGAGATAACATAACCTGGGAACCTACGCAACACAAAAACCAGAAAACCCTCAGATGAAATCAAACAATGTAAATAAGAAATATCTCAATTCACATTGAGACTGAAAATTCTAGACTCATCTATCTTGCTGTCTGACTTACAATTGCACATCTAAACCAGGCATCATATATCTTGTTGCTTGATTTTTCTACGTTGGGTTGATAAATGCAAGTTTCATGGTTCTAACAAAGAAAGTGACCCTCAGTTCTAATGTGTATAACACAACTTATGCATGAAAAATTGACCGATGCGAGAAACCACACAGCAAGCGAATTATACCACATAAAGACTAAATTTTGATTCAAATTGGtattgaatgaaaataaatttcaatATGAAACTCATCATTTTCAAGCATAGTGTGTTTTCTTTCAAACACAATAAACTATTTCAAAATCCAACATATCTAACTAAATTATGCGCAAAATACAAACCATTGTCATAACCAGATCAACAATGGAATAATGGAGAAaaaacttgaattcaga from Lotus japonicus ecotype B-129 chromosome 2, LjGifu_v1.2 includes:
- the LOC130736125 gene encoding uncharacterized protein LOC130736125, whose amino-acid sequence is MSQVSGKQDPIKGKIEKTPLGVKVMGLNAQSSAQSKKASATKDSRAPARKHYKSSAKTMNIPEEPVVEDVSNEDSSTNDEPDVEASVPQTEVLVPDVPDKENSPSQDSSSSSKYFEPDNEGHKEVSSEESSKAPPSIHEISDADDSDDVPQASVAARMKKRRRVPVEETPSVSQKKAKSTPATHSSRHVDMKSTGKQESVESSHKKVKKTAEKKKKIPRVDLESESDVEADWKYVCIRRIAKEREIGTDVLECKEIVALIDRAGLRKTVLDIGKCYERLVKEFLVNLSDDVGIPRSAEYRKMYVRGRCVTFSAAVINQALGRSVVEFVEEELSLDIVAKKLTAGQVKKWPTKKLLSTGFLSVKYVILNRIGVVNWIPSHHTSAISAILAKLIYRIGTEIPFDFGSLVFTQTLKHAETCAVKLPISFPSLLTAIILKQHPDILRMDDVVVSKGAPITLDHRLFLDPHVLDIDMSSRRTSIPVSMYASGTKIVIAKLEDLSKELQESIKITTERKLKVDALLLKLKGEACHEDEPRGAAVEEEGSEEIAEEDSSSEV
- the LOC130737689 gene encoding uncharacterized transporter C405.03c-like — encoded protein: MDVMIHCDLILGYIVWPLSALGIEPKFTIPHSARVDEVVLANGFIGSVLSDYFWALCVVWTTPLVATLGMLLTIPLAMLADMLIHGRHYSALYILGSVQVFAGFVIANISDWMTKKLGL